The following coding sequences are from one Candidatus Eisenbacteria bacterium window:
- a CDS encoding amidohydrolase family protein, giving the protein MRGICLIIAAAACLITIFSSCAPTVSENIERKPAGSPQESISQKTTGFIDTHNHLAGRFGRRLDGEEVDYEGAAKVAMAAMKQFGIKKLFVMPPPFSPEHPNQYTFEDLIGVVKKFPDRFAFLGGGGTLNVMIHQAVQEGTIRRGVENQFEKKALEILSKGAIGFGELTAEHLSLSYDHPYESAPPDHPLFLLLSDIAARHGVPIDIHMEAVPEDMDLPKVRRLESPHNPKVLRANIAAFERLLAHNRNARVIWAHAGWCNTGHRTPELCAQLLGRHSNLYMSFKIRRDSLAEARPLTEDFRIKPEWLNLIRTYPDRFVIGSDQFYASPRFPKQIGPPRGKGVETEHLLTVLPPELANKVGYENAIHLFKLK; this is encoded by the coding sequence ATGAGAGGAATTTGCTTGATCATTGCTGCAGCGGCATGCCTGATCACGATCTTTTCGAGTTGCGCTCCCACTGTTTCAGAGAATATTGAGAGGAAGCCCGCAGGCAGTCCCCAGGAGTCCATCTCGCAGAAGACAACCGGGTTTATTGATACACACAATCATCTCGCCGGACGTTTCGGCAGGCGTCTGGATGGTGAGGAGGTCGACTATGAGGGAGCGGCTAAAGTTGCCATGGCTGCCATGAAGCAGTTCGGCATCAAGAAATTGTTTGTCATGCCACCCCCTTTTTCTCCGGAACATCCCAATCAATACACTTTTGAGGACTTGATTGGCGTTGTTAAGAAATTCCCCGACCGATTTGCCTTTCTGGGAGGCGGCGGAACGCTTAATGTGATGATTCATCAGGCCGTGCAGGAAGGGACAATCAGACGGGGGGTGGAGAACCAGTTCGAGAAAAAGGCCCTCGAGATCCTTTCGAAGGGAGCTATTGGCTTCGGAGAACTCACTGCAGAGCACCTCTCCTTGAGTTACGACCATCCTTATGAATCGGCCCCTCCGGATCATCCCTTATTCTTGCTTCTCTCTGACATTGCTGCGCGCCACGGAGTGCCCATTGACATCCATATGGAGGCTGTTCCTGAAGATATGGACCTGCCAAAGGTCAGGAGGCTTGAATCACCTCATAATCCGAAGGTCCTGCGCGCAAACATAGCAGCCTTCGAGCGGTTGCTGGCTCACAACCGCAATGCCAGGGTCATCTGGGCCCATGCGGGATGGTGCAATACCGGACACCGCACCCCTGAGCTCTGTGCCCAACTGTTGGGAAGGCATTCCAACCTCTATATGAGCTTCAAGATCAGGCGGGACAGCCTGGCTGAGGCGAGGCCCCTGACAGAGGACTTCCGGATCAAACCGGAATGGCTCAACCTGATCCGAACCTATCCGGATCGGTTTGTCATAGGGAGCGATCAGTTTTATGCATCGCCGAGATTCCCCAAACAGATTGGACCTCCCAGAGGGAAGGGAGTTGAAACGGAACACCTGCTGACGGTCCTGCCTCCTGAGCTTGCCAATAAGGTTGGCTATGAAAATGCCATTCATCTCTTCAAACTGAAATGA
- the fusA gene encoding elongation factor G — protein MKRFEPSHIRNIGTFGHGGEGKTSLAEAVLLDTGENTRLGRVDDGSSLMDFEPEEIHRKISISASLAHFEWDKHRFYLIDTPGYANFIAEAKASMRVVDGAVIVVAGNSEVKVQTETVWGYANEFQVPRILYVSKMDVERADFLKVVEAVRKRFPSQPAVPVQLPIGGDGNFKGVVDLIERKAYLYRDNGSGQFEVKEVPPELKEEVERLREKLIEAVVEMDDQLMEKYLESGEVTTEEVLKCLRKGTVERRLVPAVCGSSIRNIGIQPFLDLIVRCFPSPPERGKVEGKNVKTGEVVSREPKEDSPLSAFVFKTIADPFAGKLSLFRVYSGSINADSAVYNSKKEVKERIGQIFLLEGKKQKPVGFATVGDIVAVAKLKETTTGDTFSDEKNPIVFEETKLPLPMISYALTPKSKGDEEKITSSLARIHEEDPTMMMGRDEQTGEILLSGVGQTHVEVIVEKLKRKFGVEVNLSTPKVPYKETIRGSKEGVVYRHKKQTGGRGQFAEVHFDISPLPRGRGFEFENALVGMNVPRNFVPAVEKGIVEALQSGILAGYPVVDVQVRFYDGKSHEVDSSEMAFKLAAIMCFKKGVQEANPVLLEPVMKVEVTAPDENIGDVIGDLNSRRGRVLKVDAKGNYQAIQANVPMSEMLKYAPDLNSKTGGRGTFTMEFSHYEEVPAQMAERVIAQAKKDKEKES, from the coding sequence ATGAAACGATTTGAACCGAGCCACATTCGAAACATCGGCACCTTTGGCCATGGCGGGGAGGGGAAGACCTCTCTGGCTGAAGCGGTCCTCTTGGATACGGGAGAGAATACACGTCTGGGACGGGTGGATGATGGTTCCTCTTTGATGGATTTTGAGCCGGAGGAGATCCACCGGAAGATCAGCATCAGCGCCTCCCTTGCCCATTTCGAATGGGACAAACACCGGTTTTATCTGATTGACACACCCGGGTATGCCAATTTTATTGCAGAGGCAAAGGCCTCGATGAGAGTGGTGGACGGAGCCGTCATCGTGGTGGCCGGGAATTCGGAAGTGAAGGTCCAGACAGAGACGGTATGGGGATATGCCAATGAGTTTCAGGTGCCCAGGATCCTCTATGTTAGCAAGATGGATGTAGAGCGGGCCGATTTTCTCAAGGTGGTTGAAGCGGTGAGGAAGCGCTTTCCCTCACAGCCTGCTGTGCCTGTTCAGCTTCCCATCGGAGGGGATGGAAACTTCAAGGGAGTGGTCGACCTGATTGAGAGAAAGGCTTATCTCTACCGGGATAACGGAAGCGGACAGTTTGAGGTCAAGGAGGTTCCTCCCGAGTTGAAGGAAGAGGTGGAGCGACTCCGCGAGAAGTTGATCGAAGCGGTGGTGGAGATGGACGATCAATTGATGGAAAAATATCTGGAGTCCGGGGAGGTCACCACCGAAGAGGTCTTAAAATGCCTCCGTAAAGGGACGGTGGAAAGAAGGCTGGTGCCGGCTGTCTGTGGTTCCTCCATCCGAAATATAGGAATCCAGCCCTTTCTCGATCTGATCGTCCGCTGCTTCCCTTCGCCTCCGGAGAGGGGAAAGGTTGAGGGGAAGAACGTGAAGACAGGGGAGGTTGTTTCGAGAGAACCGAAGGAGGATAGCCCCTTATCCGCTTTCGTCTTCAAAACGATCGCCGATCCTTTTGCAGGAAAGCTGAGCCTTTTTCGGGTCTATTCGGGAAGCATCAACGCCGATTCGGCTGTTTACAATTCCAAAAAGGAGGTGAAGGAGAGGATCGGCCAGATCTTCTTACTGGAAGGGAAGAAACAGAAACCCGTAGGGTTTGCGACCGTGGGGGACATTGTTGCTGTGGCCAAATTGAAGGAGACGACCACCGGCGATACCTTCAGTGATGAGAAGAATCCAATCGTTTTTGAAGAGACCAAGCTGCCTCTACCCATGATCTCTTATGCCCTGACACCAAAATCAAAAGGAGACGAGGAGAAGATCACCTCCTCATTAGCCCGTATTCATGAAGAAGATCCGACCATGATGATGGGCAGGGATGAGCAGACCGGAGAGATCCTCCTCTCCGGAGTGGGGCAGACCCATGTGGAGGTGATCGTTGAGAAATTAAAAAGAAAATTCGGCGTGGAGGTGAATCTGAGCACTCCAAAGGTCCCCTATAAAGAGACGATCAGGGGATCGAAGGAGGGGGTCGTCTACCGCCATAAGAAGCAGACCGGTGGAAGAGGCCAGTTTGCGGAGGTCCATTTCGATATCTCTCCGCTTCCCAGGGGAAGAGGCTTCGAATTTGAGAATGCCCTTGTGGGAATGAATGTCCCGAGAAATTTTGTTCCTGCCGTCGAGAAGGGGATCGTTGAAGCCTTGCAGAGCGGCATATTGGCCGGTTATCCGGTGGTGGATGTGCAGGTCCGGTTTTACGACGGAAAGTCCCATGAAGTCGATTCCTCTGAAATGGCTTTTAAACTTGCAGCGATCATGTGCTTTAAAAAAGGGGTGCAGGAAGCCAATCCCGTGCTGCTTGAACCGGTGATGAAGGTGGAGGTGACCGCCCCTGATGAAAACATCGGCGATGTGATCGGCGATCTCAACAGCCGGAGGGGGAGGGTCTTGAAGGTCGATGCCAAAGGGAATTATCAGGCGATCCAGGCCAATGTCCCCATGTCAGAGATGCTGAAATATGCTCCGGACCTCAACTCAAAGACAGGGGGAAGAGGAACCTTCACCATGGAATTCTCCC